The following proteins are co-located in the Phyllostomus discolor isolate MPI-MPIP mPhyDis1 chromosome 1, mPhyDis1.pri.v3, whole genome shotgun sequence genome:
- the LOC114491790 gene encoding ubiquitin-like protein 7: MSLSDWHLAVKLADQPLAPKSILRLPETELGEYSLGAYSISFLKQLIAGKLQESVPDPELIDLIYCGRKLKDDQTLDFYGIQPGSTVHVLRKSWPEPDQKPEPVDKVAALREFRVLHTALHSSSSYREAVFKMLSNKESLDQIIVATPGLSSDPIALGVLQDKDLFSVFADPNMLDTLVPAHPALVNAIVLVLHSVAGSTPLPGADSSSRSTPSSSYRDMPGGFLFEGLSDDEDDFHPRARSTPSSSTPSSRPASLGYSGAAGPRPITQSELATALALASTPESSSHTPTPGTQGHSSGTSPMSSGVQSGTPITNDLFSQALQHALQASGQPSLQNQWQPQLQQLRDMGIHDDELSLRALQATGGDIQAALELIFAGGAP; the protein is encoded by the exons ATGTCTCTCTCAGATTGGCACCTGGCAGTGAAACTGGCTGACCAGCCACTTGCCCCAAAGTCTATTCTTCGATTGCCAGAGACAGAGCTGGGAGAATATTCCCTGGGGGCCTATAGTATTTCATTTCTGAAGCAGCTCATTGCTGGCAAACTCCAGGAGTCAGTTCCAGACCCTGAGCTGATTG atcTGATCTACTGTGGCCGGAAGCTAAAAGATGACCAGACTCTCGACTTCTATGGCATTCAGCCTGGATCCACAGTGCATGTTCTGCGCAAGTCCTGGCCCGAGCCTGATCAGAAACCAG AACCAGTGGACAAAGTGGCCGCCCTGCGGGAGTTCCGGGTGCTGCACACTGCCTTGCACAGCAGCTCCTCCTACAGGGAGGCG GTCTTTAAGATGCTGAGCAATAAGGAGTCTCTGGATCAGATCATTGTGGCCACCCCAGGCCTCAGCAGTGACCCCATTGCTCTCG GGGTTCTCCAGGACAAGGaccttttctctgtctttgctgACCCCAACATGCTCGACAC GTTGGTGCCCGCTCACCCGGCCCTAGTCAATGCCATCGTCCTGGTTTTGCACTCAGTGGCAGGCAGCACGCCGCTACCGGGGGCTGACTCCTCTTCCCGGAGCACGCCCTCCAGCTCTTACCGGGACATGCCAG GTGGCTTCCTCTTTGAAGGGCTCTCTGATGACGAGGACGACTTTCACCCG AGGGCCAGGTCCACGCCCTCCAGCAGCACCCCCAGCTCCCGCCCAGCCTCCCTGGGGTACAGTGGAGCTGCTGGACCCCGGCCCATCACCCAGAGTGAGCTGgccacagccctggccctggccagcacTCCAGAGAGCAGCTCGCACACGCCGACTCCTGGCACCCAG GGCCATTCCTCTGGGACCTCACCAATGTCCTCTGGTGTCCAGTCAGGGACGCCCATCACCAATGACCTCTTCAGCCAAGCCCTACAGCATGCCCTGCAGGCGTCTGGGCAGCCCAGCCTTCAG AACCAGTGGCAGCCTCAGCTGCAGCAGCTGCGGGACATGGGCATTCACGATGATGAACTGAGCCTGCGGGCCCTTCAGGCCACTGGCGGGGACATCCAAGCAGCTCTGGAGCTCATCTTTGCCGGAGGAGCCCCATGA